The following are encoded in a window of Lacinutrix sp. WUR7 genomic DNA:
- a CDS encoding bifunctional oligoribonuclease/PAP phosphatase NrnA encodes MKKLDITNIKTLLQSPKKIVIVPHKNPDGDAIGATLGLYLYLLKYNHEVRVIAPNDYPEFLKWMPSEDTVLKYDAETEASNTLINQAEIIFTLDFNALNRTGDMESVLAKSEAIKIMIDHHQQPDDYALYTYSDVTMSSTCEMVYHFIDMLNDLNKIDADIATCLYTGIMTDTGSFRFSSTTSTTHKVIADLIDKGAENSQIHNAIYDTNSYNRLQLLGCTLSNLKVLPEYRTAYITLSQQELNKFDYKKGDTEGFVNYALSLANIVFAAIFIEDQKQNIIKISFRSKGDFSVNEFSRAHFSGGGHTNAAGGKSDTDLNETVEKFISILPSYKKALNNE; translated from the coding sequence ATGAAAAAATTAGACATTACCAACATAAAGACACTTTTACAATCTCCTAAAAAAATTGTAATTGTTCCTCATAAAAACCCTGATGGAGATGCTATAGGGGCTACATTAGGCTTATACTTATATCTTTTAAAATATAATCATGAAGTTCGTGTTATTGCACCAAATGATTACCCAGAGTTTTTAAAATGGATGCCTAGTGAAGACACTGTTTTAAAATACGATGCGGAAACAGAAGCTAGCAATACCTTAATAAATCAAGCCGAAATTATTTTTACTTTAGATTTTAACGCATTAAATAGAACTGGAGATATGGAGTCTGTTCTTGCTAAAAGTGAAGCTATAAAAATAATGATAGACCATCACCAACAACCAGATGATTATGCATTATATACGTATAGTGATGTAACGATGAGCTCTACCTGTGAAATGGTATATCATTTTATAGACATGTTAAACGATCTAAATAAGATTGACGCAGATATTGCTACATGTTTATATACAGGAATCATGACAGATACTGGGTCATTCCGATTTTCTTCAACTACATCTACAACGCATAAAGTGATTGCCGACTTAATAGATAAAGGAGCTGAAAACTCTCAAATACACAATGCTATTTACGATACCAATAGCTACAACAGATTACAATTATTAGGTTGTACGTTGAGTAATTTAAAGGTATTACCAGAATATAGAACGGCATACATAACACTTTCGCAACAAGAGTTAAACAAATTTGATTATAAAAAAGGAGACACGGAAGGCTTTGTAAACTATGCCCTTTCATTAGCGAACATAGTATTTGCAGCTATTTTTATAGAGGATCAAAAGCAAAACATTATTAAAATATCCTTTCGTTCTAAAGGTGATTTTTCTGTAAACGAATTTTCAAGAGCACATTTTTCTGGAGGAGGACATACTAATGCCGCTGGAGGTAAAAGTGATACCGACTTAAATGAAACCGTTGAAAAATTTATTAGTATATTACCAAGCTATAAAAAGGCTTTAAACAATGAATAA
- a CDS encoding nucleoside-diphosphate kinase, with translation MATNRTFTMLKPDSVEKGNIGAILEKITASGFRIVALKLTQMTSADAQAFYAVHSERPFFGELVEYMTRGPIVAAVLEKDNAVEDFRTLIGATNPADAAEGTIRKLYAASIGENAVHGSDSDENAAIESAFHFSGREMF, from the coding sequence ATGGCAACAAATAGAACATTTACAATGCTTAAACCAGATTCTGTTGAAAAAGGGAATATTGGTGCAATTTTAGAAAAAATTACTGCTTCTGGTTTTAGAATCGTAGCTTTAAAGTTAACACAAATGACATCAGCAGATGCGCAAGCATTTTATGCAGTACACAGCGAACGTCCTTTCTTTGGGGAATTAGTAGAGTACATGACACGTGGACCAATTGTAGCAGCAGTTTTAGAAAAAGACAATGCAGTGGAAGATTTTAGAACTTTAATTGGAGCAACTAATCCGGCAGACGCAGCAGAAGGTACTATTCGTAAACTTTATGCAGCATCTATTGGTGAAAACGCTGTTCACGGAAGTGATAGTGATGAAAACGCAGCTATTGAAAGCGCTTTCCATTTTTCTGGTAGAGAAATGTTCTAG
- a CDS encoding M4 family metallopeptidase — protein MKNSTKLLFVLFLFTIASYGQETQRSISSFVKETNATVSINENTKIASFITFQYNNPLAVDGATIEEKAFTFLEKYKAIFNIKTVNDSFVVEEYKTDTYGFKHLTLNQVYNGVAVYDGKLKFHFDIESKLTSINGNFIPNIKLNAVPSISASKANSLAIQTVENQKINASGTPLKVNKNTLYVFQKGLAQGNFTSKHLVYEVEVRNDNDVREFIFIDAITGEIVEQFTGMANVLHRVVYESNAGFVVWEEGDPLPGALTIWQRNEVETAGHMYNLFNHTFGFDSYDGAGAQMRTINNDPNVANASWNGSTTNYRDGTAADDVIAHEWGHAYTEYTSGLIYAWQSGAINESYSDIWGETVDLINNYEDEGEDVSLRTGCQSSVRWRMGEDASFFSAPIRDLWDPTCNGNPGKLTDNDYHCENSDSGGVHINSGVSNHAYALLVDGGTYNGQTINGIGFTKAAHIFWRAQSTYLTATSNFYVLADALEASCLDLIGINLEGLTTTSTPAGASGEIITTADYDNLVKAILAVEMRINPEQCGFEAILKEAPELCDLAENNPVFFENWESGLGSWQVSEFVVNSATWESRSWNIQTDLPNGREGQAVFGADPINGDCGANLQNGILRLDSPLITLPDFTEGVYELAFDHYVATEFQWDGGNIKYSINNGVTWDMVPSTAFTHNAYNSILNTNGNDNPMQGQDAFTGSDGGSITGSWGKSIIDLSVIGLGANSTFNLRFEIGTDGCNGLIGWYLDDLVIYNCNMPLSVSEYEALHSSIVVYPNPSKGMFTLKKTQNIDLSSASIHDINGRFIKQIDLSTMQVERQMNITDLASGIYFMTVTSLDSKTVIKLVKE, from the coding sequence ATGAAAAATTCTACTAAACTTTTATTTGTTTTATTCTTGTTTACAATTGCTAGTTATGGACAGGAAACACAAAGAAGTATCTCTTCTTTTGTAAAAGAAACAAATGCAACTGTCTCCATTAATGAGAATACAAAAATTGCAAGTTTTATTACCTTTCAGTATAATAATCCTTTAGCAGTAGACGGAGCAACGATAGAAGAAAAAGCATTTACTTTCTTAGAAAAATATAAAGCTATTTTTAATATAAAAACGGTTAATGATTCGTTTGTTGTTGAAGAGTATAAAACAGATACATACGGATTTAAACACTTAACGCTAAATCAAGTGTATAATGGCGTTGCTGTGTACGATGGTAAATTAAAGTTTCATTTTGATATAGAAAGTAAATTAACTTCTATTAATGGAAACTTTATTCCTAATATAAAACTTAATGCTGTACCAAGTATATCTGCTTCAAAAGCTAATAGCTTGGCAATTCAAACGGTTGAAAATCAAAAAATAAATGCTTCAGGAACTCCTTTAAAAGTAAATAAAAACACATTATATGTTTTTCAAAAAGGATTAGCGCAAGGGAATTTCACATCCAAACACCTTGTATATGAAGTGGAAGTACGTAATGATAATGATGTTAGAGAATTTATTTTTATAGATGCTATTACTGGTGAAATTGTAGAGCAATTTACAGGAATGGCAAATGTTTTACATAGAGTTGTTTACGAAAGTAATGCTGGTTTTGTTGTTTGGGAAGAAGGAGATCCTTTACCAGGAGCATTAACTATTTGGCAAAGAAATGAGGTAGAAACTGCGGGACACATGTATAACCTATTTAATCATACTTTTGGTTTTGATTCTTATGATGGAGCAGGTGCACAAATGAGAACAATTAATAATGATCCTAATGTTGCAAATGCAAGTTGGAATGGTTCTACCACTAATTATCGTGATGGTACTGCTGCAGATGATGTTATTGCGCATGAATGGGGACATGCATATACAGAATATACAAGTGGTTTAATTTATGCTTGGCAATCTGGAGCTATTAATGAGTCGTATTCTGATATTTGGGGAGAAACTGTAGATTTAATAAATAATTATGAAGATGAAGGAGAAGATGTTTCCTTAAGAACGGGTTGTCAAAGTTCTGTGCGATGGAGAATGGGAGAAGATGCATCTTTTTTTAGTGCTCCAATACGGGATCTTTGGGATCCTACTTGTAATGGAAACCCAGGGAAACTTACAGATAATGATTACCATTGTGAGAATTCGGATTCTGGTGGAGTTCATATTAATTCAGGTGTATCCAATCATGCCTATGCTTTATTAGTTGATGGAGGTACATATAATGGACAAACCATTAACGGAATTGGTTTTACAAAAGCAGCACATATTTTTTGGAGAGCACAGAGCACCTATCTTACTGCAACAAGTAATTTTTATGTGTTAGCAGATGCTTTAGAAGCTTCTTGCTTAGATTTAATAGGAATTAATTTAGAAGGACTTACAACTACAAGTACGCCGGCAGGAGCATCTGGAGAAATAATAACAACTGCAGATTATGATAATTTGGTTAAAGCTATTTTAGCTGTCGAAATGCGCATAAATCCAGAACAATGTGGTTTTGAAGCGATTTTAAAAGAGGCTCCAGAATTATGTGATTTAGCAGAAAATAACCCCGTATTTTTTGAAAATTGGGAGTCTGGTTTAGGAAGTTGGCAAGTTTCAGAGTTTGTTGTCAATTCTGCTACTTGGGAGTCAAGATCTTGGAATATTCAGACGGATTTACCAAATGGAAGAGAAGGACAAGCGGTTTTTGGTGCAGATCCTATTAATGGAGATTGTGGAGCAAATTTGCAAAACGGAATTCTAAGACTAGATAGTCCTTTAATTACTTTGCCAGATTTTACAGAAGGAGTTTATGAATTGGCTTTTGATCATTACGTTGCTACAGAATTTCAATGGGATGGTGGTAATATTAAATATAGTATAAATAATGGGGTTACTTGGGATATGGTGCCAAGTACAGCATTTACACATAATGCATACAACAGCATATTAAATACGAACGGAAATGATAATCCAATGCAAGGTCAAGATGCCTTCACAGGTTCTGATGGAGGTTCTATAACCGGTAGTTGGGGAAAAAGTATTATAGATTTATCTGTAATTGGTCTTGGAGCGAATAGTACTTTTAATCTTAGATTTGAAATTGGTACAGACGGTTGTAATGGTTTAATAGGTTGGTATCTGGATGATCTTGTAATTTATAATTGTAATATGCCATTGTCTGTTTCAGAATATGAGGCTTTACATAGCAGTATTGTAGTATATCCAAATCCTTCAAAAGGGATGTTTACATTAAAGAAAACACAGAATATAGATTTAAGTTCCGCTAGTATTCATGATATTAATGGACGATTCATTAAGCAAATAGATTTAAGTACCATGCAGGTTGAAAGACAAATGAATATTACAGATCTTGCTTCTGGTATTTATTTTATGACGGTTACTTCACTAGATAGTAAAACGGTTATAAAACTTGTAAAAGAATAA
- a CDS encoding LysR family transcriptional regulator — MKTKLHIFKVVAKHLSFTKAAEQLFISQPAVSKSIKNLEEEYKTTFFTRKRNSIELTPEGKSFLLYVNRILAVFSEMEEQFLHKKDVFPEVIELGVSTTLSNYIIPKIIAKFRVQFPQTKFKIISDNSAHIEDFILNEEIDFGITEGSISNTKLHFEKFIKDEIVLVTNVNNNLFKKGSITMETLQEIPIIEREKGSGTRTIIDAFLLQNNIKKLNSVVSLNSTEAIKNYLYHSDHYALLSINAIHNDLVHNKLKIIDIKDLSIERWFYFIKRTGFQSKTVDYLENFIRQNYNF, encoded by the coding sequence ATGAAAACGAAACTACATATATTTAAAGTTGTTGCAAAACATTTGAGCTTTACCAAAGCTGCAGAGCAATTATTTATTTCGCAACCAGCGGTATCTAAATCCATTAAAAATTTAGAAGAAGAATATAAAACAACGTTTTTTACTAGAAAGAGAAACTCTATAGAACTTACGCCAGAAGGGAAGTCTTTTCTTTTATATGTCAATAGAATACTCGCTGTTTTTTCTGAAATGGAGGAACAGTTTCTCCACAAAAAGGATGTTTTTCCAGAGGTTATTGAATTAGGCGTTAGTACGACATTGTCTAATTATATAATTCCTAAAATAATAGCAAAGTTTAGAGTCCAGTTTCCGCAAACAAAATTTAAAATAATAAGTGATAATTCAGCCCATATTGAAGATTTTATTCTGAATGAAGAAATAGATTTTGGTATTACCGAAGGTAGTATATCTAATACCAAACTGCATTTTGAAAAATTTATTAAAGACGAAATTGTATTGGTCACTAATGTGAATAACAATCTTTTTAAAAAAGGGAGTATCACTATGGAGACGTTACAGGAAATCCCTATTATTGAACGCGAAAAAGGTTCTGGAACAAGAACTATTATTGATGCGTTTCTATTACAAAACAATATAAAAAAGCTAAATAGTGTTGTGTCTTTAAATAGTACCGAAGCGATTAAAAACTACTTGTATCATTCCGATCATTATGCGCTTTTATCTATTAATGCTATTCATAACGATCTTGTCCATAATAAATTAAAAATAATAGATATTAAAGATTTAAGTATCGAAAGATGGTTTTACTTTATCAAAAGAACCGGTTTTCAATCGAAGACTGTAGATTATCTAGAAAATTTCATCCGACAAAACTATAACTTTTAG
- a CDS encoding YeiH family protein yields MKDLFTKAAYLLIISIAFLGGINSPTALMLGFVFTLVFHNPFPVYSQKGFHLFLKISVVGLGFGMFINETLEIGKQGLELTMFSIFLTIGFGYILGRILKLDVKLSHLISSGTAICGGSAIAAIAPVIKAKSKTISVAIGIVFFLNAIALFIFPAVGHFFNLTQEQFGLWCAIAIHDTSSVVGAALGYGDKALRIATTVKLTRTLWIIPLSILSMFLFKTKGEKIKIPYFIILFIIAIFINSCHVLPEPATSFIVLMAKRLLVVTLFLVGSNISINDLKASGVKPVVFACILWLFISVFSLVYILN; encoded by the coding sequence ATGAAAGATTTGTTTACCAAAGCAGCCTACCTCCTTATAATTAGTATCGCTTTTTTAGGCGGAATAAATAGTCCGACAGCATTAATGCTTGGCTTTGTGTTTACACTTGTATTTCATAATCCCTTTCCAGTATACAGTCAGAAGGGGTTTCATCTTTTTTTGAAGATCTCTGTAGTTGGTTTAGGTTTTGGAATGTTTATTAATGAAACATTAGAAATTGGTAAGCAAGGTTTAGAATTAACTATGTTTTCAATTTTTTTAACGATTGGTTTCGGATACATCTTAGGAAGAATTTTGAAGTTAGATGTAAAATTATCACATCTTATTAGTTCGGGAACTGCTATTTGTGGCGGAAGTGCCATTGCAGCAATTGCACCAGTTATTAAAGCGAAAAGTAAAACCATAAGTGTGGCAATAGGTATTGTGTTTTTTTTAAACGCTATTGCGCTGTTTATTTTTCCTGCGGTAGGTCATTTTTTTAACTTAACACAAGAACAGTTTGGTTTATGGTGTGCTATTGCTATTCATGACACAAGCTCTGTAGTTGGAGCTGCCTTAGGTTATGGGGATAAAGCTTTACGAATAGCAACAACAGTGAAGCTAACACGAACCCTGTGGATTATTCCTTTATCTATTTTATCTATGTTTCTATTTAAAACGAAAGGAGAGAAAATAAAGATTCCCTATTTTATTATTCTATTTATAATTGCAATTTTTATAAACAGTTGCCATGTTTTACCAGAACCAGCAACTAGTTTTATTGTGCTTATGGCAAAACGATTGCTTGTTGTAACACTTTTTCTTGTAGGATCTAATATCTCTATTAATGATTTAAAAGCATCTGGTGTTAAACCAGTCGTGTTTGCATGTATATTGTGGTTATTTATTTCCGTTTTCTCGTTAGTTTACATTCTAAACTAA
- a CDS encoding cold-shock protein, whose translation MSKGTVKFFNDTKGFGFITEEGSNKEHFVHISGLIDEIREGDEVEFELTEGKKGLNAINVKVI comes from the coding sequence ATGAGTAAAGGAACAGTAAAGTTCTTCAACGATACCAAAGGATTTGGTTTTATCACAGAAGAAGGTTCAAACAAAGAACATTTTGTACACATTTCGGGATTAATCGATGAGATTCGTGAAGGCGATGAAGTTGAGTTCGAATTAACAGAAGGAAAAAAAGGATTAAACGCAATAAACGTAAAAGTTATATAA